One segment of Polaribacter huanghezhanensis DNA contains the following:
- a CDS encoding NYN domain-containing protein: MDIKLAVLIDGDNIPSAYVKEMMEEIAKYGNPTIKRIYGDWTKPHLSKWKNMLLENAITPIQQYGYTTGKNATDSAMIIDAMDILYSEKVDGFCLVSSDSDFTRLATRLREAGMKVYGLGEKKTPNPFIVACDKFIYIEILKQEVSENEEETTEIEKTSKNKYDKITQKEIKFIASTIEDVADDDGWAFLGDVGSLLQKKQPNFDSRNYGFQKLTPLIKSINAFEIERKDTSKGRMKLIYVKIKEVKSKSNKK; the protein is encoded by the coding sequence ATGGACATAAAATTAGCAGTATTAATAGATGGAGACAATATACCATCTGCTTATGTAAAAGAAATGATGGAAGAAATAGCCAAATACGGCAATCCTACCATAAAACGTATTTATGGAGATTGGACCAAACCCCATTTGTCTAAATGGAAAAATATGCTACTAGAAAACGCGATCACACCAATTCAACAATACGGATATACAACAGGTAAAAACGCCACAGATTCTGCTATGATTATAGACGCTATGGACATTTTATATTCCGAAAAAGTAGATGGTTTTTGCTTAGTCTCTAGCGATAGTGATTTTACGCGTTTGGCCACTCGGTTGCGTGAAGCCGGCATGAAAGTGTATGGCTTAGGGGAAAAGAAAACACCAAATCCGTTTATTGTTGCATGCGATAAGTTTATTTATATTGAAATATTGAAACAAGAAGTTTCTGAAAATGAAGAAGAAACTACAGAAATAGAAAAAACTAGTAAAAACAAATATGATAAAATAACTCAAAAAGAAATTAAATTTATAGCATCTACTATAGAAGATGTTGCAGATGATGATGGTTGGGCTTTTTTAGGTGATGTTGGTAGTTTACTACAAAAAAAACAACCAAATTTCGATTCTAGAAATTATGGTTTTCAGAAATTAACTCCTTTAATTAAATCAATAAATGCATTTGAAATAGAAAGAAAAGATACGTCTAAAGGTAGGATGAAACTAATTTATGTAAAAATTAAAGAGGTAAAATCTAAAAGCAATAAGAAGTAA
- a CDS encoding prephenate dehydratase, which translates to MKDVIAIQGAEGSNHHKVARDFYGDTIALKECLSFDVLVDSLLDKTAQKGIMAIENTIAGSIIPNYALIDVHNLHIIGEEYLNIHHHLMALPGQKIEDITEVCSHPMALLQCKVFFKKYPHIKLVEDVDTAEVAKRIAKNQLKGVAAIAPKLAAEIFGLEVLEDEIQTMKDNATRFVIVQTEKSNNGIDHINKASLKFQLDHKRGSLAAILNVLSDCKMNLTKIQSLPVIETPWKYSFFVDVTFEEFKEYEKAIAIIEIMAEEFKVLGAYKNGRK; encoded by the coding sequence ATGAAGGATGTAATCGCCATACAAGGAGCCGAAGGTTCAAATCATCATAAAGTTGCTAGAGATTTTTATGGGGATACCATTGCGTTAAAAGAATGTTTGTCTTTTGATGTTTTGGTTGATAGCTTGCTAGATAAAACTGCTCAAAAAGGAATTATGGCAATTGAAAACACCATTGCAGGTTCTATCATTCCTAATTATGCATTAATAGATGTTCATAATTTGCATATTATTGGAGAAGAATATTTAAATATTCATCACCATTTAATGGCGTTACCTGGTCAAAAAATTGAAGATATTACAGAAGTGTGTTCACATCCAATGGCATTATTGCAATGCAAAGTGTTTTTTAAAAAATATCCACATATTAAGTTAGTAGAAGATGTTGATACGGCAGAAGTTGCTAAAAGAATTGCTAAAAATCAATTAAAAGGAGTCGCAGCAATTGCGCCAAAATTGGCTGCTGAAATTTTTGGATTAGAAGTTTTGGAAGATGAAATTCAAACGATGAAAGACAATGCTACTCGGTTTGTAATTGTCCAAACAGAGAAGTCAAACAACGGAATTGATCACATAAATAAAGCGTCATTAAAATTTCAGTTAGATCATAAAAGAGGGAGTTTGGCTGCAATTTTAAATGTGTTAAGCGATTGTAAAATGAATTTGACAAAAATTCAATCTTTGCCTGTTATAGAAACGCCTTGGAAATACTCATTTTTTGTTGATGTAACTTTTGAAGAATTTAAAGAGTATGAAAAAGCAATTGCAATTATAGAAATAATGGCAGAAGAATTTAAGGTATTAGGAGCATATAAAAACGGAAGAAAATGA
- a CDS encoding pyridoxal phosphate-dependent aminotransferase, which translates to MIDGAKRVENIEEYYFSTKLKEVRELAVSGKPIINMGIGSPDLQPPTKVIDAIQQSFNDDSAHKYQSYQGLPELRSAISKFYKNKFKVALNPKNEILPLMGSKEGIMHISMAFLNEGDKVLIPNPGYPTYTSVTKLVGAATVFYNLDESHHWQPNFDELEQQDLSKVKIMWINYPHMPTGTKALKETFEKLIAFGKKHQILIVNDNPYSFILNEKPLSILQVDGAKDIALELNSLSKTFNMAGWRVGMVLGNSNYINQILKVKSNMDSGMFYGIQKGAIEALHLSDDWFKNQNKEYTERRNLVWKLADKLQCTYDKNATGLFVWAKIPKGKTSEEITDEILYNNDIFIAPGTVFGSQGEGYIRFSLCVSKEIIKVAIGRFE; encoded by the coding sequence ATGATTGATGGAGCAAAAAGAGTAGAGAATATTGAAGAATATTACTTTTCAACCAAATTAAAAGAGGTTAGAGAATTGGCTGTATCAGGAAAACCAATTATCAACATGGGAATTGGAAGTCCAGATTTACAACCACCAACAAAAGTAATTGATGCAATTCAGCAAAGTTTTAACGATGATTCTGCGCATAAATATCAGAGCTATCAAGGGTTGCCAGAATTACGAAGCGCAATTTCAAAATTTTACAAAAATAAATTTAAAGTTGCTTTAAATCCAAAAAATGAAATATTGCCTTTAATGGGAAGTAAAGAAGGGATTATGCATATTTCGATGGCTTTTTTAAATGAAGGAGATAAAGTATTAATTCCGAATCCAGGATATCCAACCTATACTTCGGTTACAAAACTAGTTGGAGCAGCAACTGTTTTTTATAATTTGGATGAAAGTCATCATTGGCAACCAAATTTTGATGAGTTAGAACAACAAGATTTATCGAAAGTAAAAATTATGTGGATCAATTATCCGCACATGCCAACAGGAACAAAAGCGCTAAAAGAAACATTTGAAAAGTTAATTGCATTCGGAAAAAAACATCAAATACTAATTGTAAATGATAATCCGTACAGTTTTATTTTAAATGAGAAACCGCTCAGTATTTTACAAGTTGATGGTGCAAAAGACATTGCATTAGAGTTGAATTCGTTGAGTAAAACGTTTAATATGGCTGGCTGGAGAGTTGGAATGGTGTTGGGAAATTCTAATTATATCAATCAGATTTTAAAAGTAAAAAGTAATATGGATTCTGGCATGTTTTACGGAATTCAAAAAGGCGCCATTGAAGCATTGCATTTGTCTGACGATTGGTTTAAAAACCAGAATAAAGAATACACAGAGCGTAGAAATTTAGTTTGGAAATTAGCAGATAAGTTGCAGTGCACGTACGATAAAAATGCAACAGGATTGTTTGTCTGGGCAAAAATTCCTAAAGGAAAAACATCCGAAGAAATAACGGATGAAATTTTATATAACAACGATATTTTTATTGCACCAGGAACTGTTTTTGGAAGTCAAGGAGAAGGGTATATTCGGTTTTCATTATGTGTGTCAAAAGAAATTATTAAAGTAGCAATTGGTAGGTTTGAGTAA
- a CDS encoding prephenate dehydrogenase: MNVFVIGIGLIGGSIVLDIKSKYPDAIIYGIDTNESHLDKALELGVIDEKSNFDALKNADFVIVSIPVDVQLEVIPKLLEKINDECLLMDVGSTKEQICKVLENHPKRRNYLATHPIAGTEFSGPTAAHLGLFHQKTNIICEVEKTAFKLQEKALEIFAKLGMRIRYMDPKSHDKHIAYVSHLSHISAFMLGKTVIDKEKNERDIFDMAGSGFASTVRLAKSSPAMWTPIFEQNKTNVIETLNEYINNLQQFKTLMEQNDFTEIYNEMESTNHIKQILNGIK; this comes from the coding sequence ATGAACGTATTTGTAATAGGAATCGGATTGATTGGTGGAAGCATAGTGTTGGATATAAAATCTAAATATCCAGATGCGATTATTTACGGAATAGACACTAATGAAAGTCATTTAGACAAAGCATTAGAGTTAGGTGTGATTGATGAAAAATCTAATTTTGATGCTCTTAAAAATGCAGATTTTGTAATAGTTTCCATTCCGGTTGATGTTCAGTTAGAAGTAATTCCGAAACTATTAGAAAAAATCAATGATGAATGTTTGCTGATGGATGTTGGCTCAACCAAAGAGCAGATTTGTAAAGTATTAGAAAATCACCCTAAAAGAAGAAATTATTTAGCAACGCATCCAATTGCTGGAACAGAATTTTCTGGTCCAACTGCTGCACATTTAGGATTGTTCCATCAAAAAACAAATATTATTTGCGAAGTAGAAAAGACCGCTTTTAAATTGCAAGAAAAAGCATTGGAAATTTTTGCAAAATTAGGAATGCGAATTCGTTATATGGATCCGAAATCGCACGATAAACACATCGCGTATGTCTCTCATTTATCGCACATCAGTGCTTTTATGTTAGGAAAAACAGTGATCGATAAAGAGAAAAACGAACGCGATATTTTTGACATGGCGGGTTCTGGATTTGCATCAACGGTACGTTTGGCAAAAAGTTCGCCAGCAATGTGGACGCCCATTTTTGAGCAAAATAAAACAAATGTGATCGAAACATTAAATGAATATATTAACAACCTTCAGCAATTTAAAACGTTGATGGAACAAAACGATTTTACCGAAATTTACAACGAAATGGAAAGTACAAATCATATCAAACAAATATTAAACGGCATAAAGTAA
- a CDS encoding bifunctional 3-deoxy-7-phosphoheptulonate synthase/chorismate mutase type II produces MENTKELRTWLDDMKLAHPLVIAGPCSAETEEQVLKIAHELKDSDVNYFRAGIWKPRTRPGMFEGVGAIGLKWLQKVKAETGMKTCTEVANAAHVKLALEYDVDLLWIGARSTVSPFIMQEIADALKGTEKIVLVKNPVNPDLALWLGGIERLYTAGIKNLGAIHRGFSTYEKSKYRNIPEWQLAIEFQNRFPDLPLICDPSHITGNREMIFDVSQTALDLNFDGLMIETHFDPENAWSDAAQQVTPTKLKQIMEDLKIRKITDNESDYRESLNNLRAQINVVDAQLIEMMGKRMKVADKIGALKKEKNVAVLQSRRWNEILGNMILEGESKGLSEEFVLKMFKAIHQESINHQEKIIKG; encoded by the coding sequence ATGGAAAACACAAAAGAATTAAGAACGTGGTTGGATGATATGAAGCTTGCGCATCCACTAGTAATAGCAGGGCCTTGTAGTGCAGAAACCGAAGAGCAGGTTTTAAAAATTGCACACGAATTAAAAGATTCTGATGTAAATTATTTCCGTGCCGGAATTTGGAAACCAAGAACAAGACCAGGAATGTTTGAAGGCGTTGGAGCAATCGGATTAAAATGGTTGCAAAAAGTAAAAGCAGAAACAGGAATGAAAACCTGTACAGAAGTTGCCAATGCAGCTCATGTAAAGTTGGCGTTAGAATATGATGTTGATTTGTTGTGGATTGGTGCGCGTTCTACGGTTTCTCCTTTTATTATGCAAGAAATTGCTGACGCTTTAAAAGGAACAGAAAAAATTGTGTTGGTTAAAAACCCTGTAAATCCTGATTTGGCGTTATGGTTAGGCGGAATCGAAAGATTGTACACCGCCGGAATTAAAAATTTAGGAGCCATTCATAGAGGGTTTTCTACCTACGAAAAATCGAAATATAGAAACATTCCAGAATGGCAATTGGCAATTGAGTTTCAAAACAGATTTCCAGATTTACCATTAATTTGTGATCCATCTCATATTACAGGAAATAGAGAAATGATTTTTGATGTTTCTCAAACTGCTTTAGATTTAAATTTTGATGGTTTAATGATTGAAACTCATTTTGATCCAGAAAATGCTTGGAGTGATGCTGCGCAGCAAGTTACACCAACAAAATTAAAGCAAATTATGGAAGATTTAAAAATTAGAAAGATTACTGATAATGAATCTGATTATAGAGAATCCTTAAATAATTTGCGTGCACAGATTAATGTTGTTGATGCCCAGTTAATTGAAATGATGGGAAAAAGAATGAAAGTTGCTGATAAAATAGGTGCACTAAAAAAAGAGAAAAACGTAGCGGTTTTACAATCTAGAAGATGGAATGAAATTTTAGGGAATATGATTTTAGAAGGAGAAAGTAAAGGTTTAAGTGAAGAGTTTGTCTTGAAAATGTTTAAAGCAATTCACCAAGAATCAATCAATCATCAAGAAAAAATTATTAAAGGGTGA
- the rsgA gene encoding ribosome small subunit-dependent GTPase A, giving the protein MTGIVYKSTGSWYLIKSENGSFYECRMKGKFRIQGIKSTNPIAVGDVVDFEIETKNDTETGVIHEIHERKNYIIRKSVNLSKQTHIIAANVDLVFLLITIDNPPTFTTFIDRFLVTAEAYSVPTILIFNKIDSYELEQRAEVMYLKDIYEKIGYTCVEVSATENKNVAIIKEMMLGKTSMFIGHSGVGKSTLVNAIEPTLDLKTKEISNQHKQGQHTTTFAEMFDLSFNASIIDTPGIKGFGVVDMEKEEVDSYFPEFLAVKNDCKFNNCLHVEEPKCAVKEAVENEEISFSRYKSYLQIIAGEEENYRTDFWENEDDI; this is encoded by the coding sequence ATGACAGGAATCGTATATAAATCTACAGGAAGTTGGTATCTGATTAAATCAGAAAATGGATCGTTTTACGAATGTAGAATGAAAGGAAAGTTTAGAATTCAAGGGATTAAAAGCACTAATCCAATTGCTGTTGGCGATGTTGTAGATTTTGAAATTGAAACCAAAAATGATACGGAAACTGGCGTAATTCATGAAATCCACGAACGTAAAAATTACATCATCCGTAAATCGGTAAATTTATCAAAACAAACACACATCATTGCTGCAAATGTAGATTTGGTTTTTCTATTAATTACGATTGATAATCCACCAACTTTTACAACATTTATAGATCGGTTTTTAGTAACTGCAGAAGCGTATTCTGTACCAACAATTTTGATTTTTAATAAAATTGATTCGTACGAATTAGAACAACGAGCAGAAGTGATGTATTTGAAAGATATTTATGAGAAAATTGGCTATACGTGTGTAGAAGTTTCTGCTACAGAAAATAAAAATGTAGCTATAATAAAAGAAATGATGCTTGGTAAAACAAGCATGTTTATCGGTCATTCTGGTGTTGGAAAATCTACCTTGGTAAATGCCATTGAACCAACTTTAGATTTAAAAACCAAGGAAATATCGAATCAACATAAACAGGGGCAACACACAACAACTTTTGCGGAAATGTTCGATTTAAGTTTTAATGCCTCTATTATTGATACACCAGGAATTAAAGGCTTTGGTGTTGTAGATATGGAGAAAGAAGAAGTTGATAGTTATTTTCCAGAGTTTTTAGCAGTTAAAAACGATTGTAAATTTAACAATTGTTTGCACGTAGAAGAACCAAAATGTGCTGTAAAAGAAGCTGTTGAAAACGAAGAAATTTCTTTTTCTCGGTATAAAAGTTACCTGCAAATTATTGCTGGAGAAGAGGAAAATTATAGAACTGATTTTTGGGAAAACGAAGACGATATTTAA
- the dtd gene encoding D-aminoacyl-tRNA deacylase: MKAVIQRVKHASVTVNNIKIATIQNGILLLLGVAENDSAEDISWLSKKIANLRIFNDKNGVMNKSLLEINGEAIVVSQFTLQASTKKGNRPSYLKAAKPEIAIPIYEEFVRQFEVEIGEKVQTGEFGADMKVELLNDGPVTIIIDTENKI, translated from the coding sequence ATGAAAGCTGTAATTCAAAGAGTTAAACATGCTAGTGTAACTGTAAACAACATTAAGATAGCTACAATCCAAAACGGAATCTTATTATTGTTGGGAGTTGCAGAAAATGATTCAGCTGAAGACATTAGTTGGTTGTCAAAAAAAATTGCAAACCTCAGAATTTTTAATGATAAAAATGGTGTGATGAACAAATCTCTGTTAGAAATTAACGGAGAAGCAATTGTTGTGAGTCAATTTACTTTACAAGCAAGTACCAAAAAAGGAAATAGACCGAGTTATTTAAAAGCTGCAAAACCAGAAATTGCGATTCCGATTTACGAAGAATTTGTACGTCAATTTGAAGTAGAAATTGGTGAAAAAGTGCAAACAGGTGAGTTTGGAGCAGACATGAAAGTTGAATTGCTAAATGATGGTCCAGTAACCATTATTATAGATACCGAGAACAAAATTTAA
- a CDS encoding YceI family protein, whose translation MKKLVILAIAFSAVLVSCKENKKVEVKEEVAVIKSASDLNNVDVTASVLNWKGAKPTGEHNGTVALKSGGILIENGVITAGEFVVDMSTITNLDMKGKAGAGKIEGHLKSVDFFDVAAYPTAKFVITNVEKKDDKLAVTGNLNIKDVTKSITIPATLSEVDGAYVFKSENFNINRADFNIKYGSKSFFDNLKDKFVDDLVEMSFVVKTKA comes from the coding sequence ATGAAAAAACTAGTAATTTTAGCAATCGCATTTTCTGCGGTATTGGTTTCTTGTAAAGAGAATAAGAAGGTAGAGGTAAAAGAAGAGGTAGCAGTAATTAAAAGTGCATCAGACTTAAATAACGTAGATGTAACGGCATCAGTTTTAAACTGGAAAGGAGCAAAACCAACAGGAGAACACAACGGAACAGTTGCTTTAAAAAGTGGTGGAATTTTAATCGAAAACGGCGTAATAACTGCAGGAGAATTTGTAGTTGACATGAGTACGATTACAAATTTAGATATGAAAGGTAAAGCAGGGGCAGGAAAAATTGAAGGACACTTAAAGTCTGTTGATTTCTTTGATGTAGCAGCATATCCAACAGCAAAATTTGTAATTACAAACGTTGAGAAGAAAGACGATAAATTAGCTGTAACCGGAAACTTAAATATTAAAGATGTAACTAAAAGTATCACAATTCCGGCAACACTTTCTGAGGTTGATGGAGCATATGTTTTTAAAAGTGAAAACTTTAATATCAACAGAGCAGATTTTAATATAAAGTACGGTTCAAAATCTTTCTTTGATAATTTAAAAGATAAATTTGTAGACGATTTAGTAGAAATGTCTTTTGTTGTTAAAACAAAAGCATAG
- a CDS encoding Lrp/AsnC family transcriptional regulator, giving the protein MQLDTIDKKLIHLLQKDSKQTTKKLSLQLNLSVTAVYERVKKLEKENVIKNYVAIINKNKVERSFLVFCHIKLIQHTKEYVSNFESEILKLPEVSECFHVSGDYDYILKIYVKDMESYRDFMITKLTAIKHIGSTHSIFTIGEVKNTTAINL; this is encoded by the coding sequence ATGCAATTAGATACTATTGATAAAAAACTGATTCATCTTTTACAAAAAGACAGTAAACAGACCACAAAAAAACTTTCGTTACAATTAAATTTATCTGTAACAGCTGTTTATGAACGGGTTAAAAAATTGGAGAAAGAAAATGTAATTAAAAATTATGTGGCGATTATCAACAAAAACAAAGTTGAACGTTCATTCTTAGTTTTTTGTCACATTAAATTGATTCAACACACCAAAGAATATGTAAGCAATTTTGAATCGGAAATTTTAAAACTCCCAGAAGTTTCGGAATGTTTTCATGTCAGTGGCGATTACGATTACATTCTTAAAATTTATGTAAAAGACATGGAATCTTACAGAGATTTTATGATTACCAAACTAACAGCAATTAAGCATATTGGAAGTACACACAGTATTTTTACGATTGGAGAAGTAAAAAATACGACTGCAATTAACTTATAA
- a CDS encoding aminotransferase class I/II-fold pyridoxal phosphate-dependent enzyme: MKFKPANNIQDLQYFGEFGGVNPSISDSSTYTFLSAKTMFDTFEGNTDGCYLYSRHSTPSNLYLGEALAAMEGTETANVAGSGMGAITPTILQICGNGDHIVSSRTIYGGTYAFLKNFTPRMGIQTSFVDITKIAIVEAAITKNTKMIYCESVSNPLLEVADIKALSALSKKHNLQLVVDNTFSPLSISPAQLGADVVIHSLTKFINGSSDTMGGVVCGTKEFVNSQKSVIDGASMLLGSSMDSLRSASILKNMRTLHIRMKQHSKNAAFLADKFEVEGLKTVYPGLKSHPSHAIFKSMMNEEYGFGGMLTIDAGSLEKANALMELMQEKNLGYLAVSLGFYKTLFSAPGTSTSSEIPEDEQEEMGLTDGLIRFSIGLDNDIERTYKIMNACMKQVGVL; this comes from the coding sequence ATGAAATTTAAACCAGCAAATAACATTCAAGATTTACAATATTTCGGAGAATTCGGAGGCGTAAATCCATCTATTTCAGATTCATCAACCTATACCTTTTTATCGGCAAAAACCATGTTCGATACGTTTGAAGGAAATACTGATGGTTGTTATTTATATTCTCGTCATTCAACGCCAAGTAACTTATATCTAGGCGAAGCTTTGGCTGCAATGGAAGGAACAGAAACCGCAAATGTTGCAGGTTCAGGAATGGGTGCAATTACACCAACTATTTTACAGATTTGTGGCAACGGAGATCACATTGTTTCTAGTAGAACAATTTATGGAGGAACGTACGCTTTTTTAAAGAATTTTACGCCAAGAATGGGCATACAAACATCGTTTGTGGATATTACAAAAATTGCTATTGTTGAGGCAGCAATTACTAAAAACACAAAAATGATTTATTGCGAATCTGTAAGCAATCCTTTACTGGAAGTTGCAGACATCAAAGCACTATCTGCTTTATCGAAAAAACACAATTTACAATTGGTTGTAGATAATACGTTTTCGCCTTTGTCAATTTCTCCGGCTCAATTAGGTGCAGATGTTGTAATTCATAGTTTAACAAAATTTATCAACGGTTCTTCGGATACGATGGGCGGCGTTGTTTGTGGTACAAAAGAATTTGTAAATTCTCAAAAAAGTGTGATTGACGGAGCAAGTATGTTGTTGGGTTCTTCGATGGATTCTTTGCGCTCTGCATCGATTTTAAAGAATATGAGAACCTTGCACATTAGAATGAAACAACACAGTAAAAATGCAGCTTTTTTAGCAGATAAATTTGAAGTTGAAGGATTAAAAACGGTGTATCCAGGACTAAAATCGCACCCATCTCACGCCATTTTTAAATCGATGATGAACGAAGAATATGGTTTTGGAGGGATGTTAACAATTGATGCCGGTTCTTTAGAAAAAGCAAATGCATTGATGGAGTTAATGCAAGAAAAAAACTTGGGTTACTTAGCGGTAAGTTTAGGTTTTTATAAAACACTTTTCTCTGCCCCCGGAACTTCAACTTCATCAGAAATACCAGAAGACGAACAAGAAGAAATGGGATTAACAGATGGATTAATTCGTTTTTCAATTGGTTTAGATAATGATATTGAAAGAACTTATAAAATAATGAATGCTTGTATGAAACAAGTAGGAGTTTTATAA
- a CDS encoding metal-dependent hydrolase: protein MDSLTQIVLGAACGEIALGKKIGNKALLFGAIGGTIPDLDVFIGKLFYSNSIDIMTFHRGFMHSLTFAFVGAFIFGFVFFKLYNSGKRIDTTTKKDWTLLFFLSIFTHPILDCFTPYGTQLFAPFSDYRVAFNNISVVDPLYTLPFLTCMIVVLFFKRTNTKRLKWTKAGIYISSAYMLFTIGNKIYIDAVFKKSFKKANISYLRYRTQPTILNNFLWYGIAETNTNYKIAYYSIFDTKNTADTFITIAKDTTILNPKNADLKRLAWFSDQYYFIERQKNPTKIIYNDLRYVMLTKQDSVRAVMNFEIKKNGSRLETKPTNNFNPSDGFFSTLWNRIKGI from the coding sequence ATGGATTCGTTAACTCAGATTGTTTTAGGTGCTGCTTGCGGCGAAATTGCACTCGGTAAAAAGATAGGAAATAAAGCATTATTATTTGGCGCAATAGGCGGAACAATCCCTGATTTGGATGTTTTTATTGGGAAGTTATTTTACTCTAACAGCATTGATATTATGACTTTTCACAGAGGATTTATGCATTCGCTTACCTTTGCTTTTGTAGGCGCTTTTATCTTCGGATTTGTTTTCTTCAAATTATATAATTCTGGAAAAAGAATAGATACCACTACCAAAAAAGATTGGACTCTATTGTTCTTTTTATCAATTTTTACACACCCAATTTTAGATTGTTTTACGCCTTACGGAACACAATTGTTTGCACCTTTTTCTGATTATAGAGTTGCATTTAACAATATTTCTGTTGTGGATCCTTTATATACACTTCCATTTTTGACTTGTATGATAGTAGTTTTATTCTTTAAAAGAACAAATACCAAACGCTTAAAATGGACAAAAGCGGGGATTTACATCAGTTCTGCATACATGCTTTTTACTATTGGAAATAAAATTTATATAGATGCTGTTTTTAAAAAATCTTTTAAAAAAGCAAACATTTCTTATCTCCGATATAGAACACAACCAACTATTCTAAATAATTTTCTTTGGTACGGAATTGCAGAAACCAATACCAATTATAAAATTGCATACTATTCGATTTTTGATACTAAAAATACAGCTGATACTTTTATTACCATTGCAAAAGATACAACAATTTTAAACCCAAAAAATGCTGATTTAAAAAGATTAGCTTGGTTTAGCGATCAGTATTATTTCATTGAAAGACAGAAAAATCCGACAAAAATTATTTACAACGATTTGCGTTATGTAATGCTTACAAAACAAGATTCTGTTAGAGCGGTGATGAATTTTGAAATCAAAAAAAATGGGTCTCGTTTAGAAACGAAACCCACCAATAATTTTAATCCTTCCGATGGTTTTTTTAGTACACTTTGGAATCGGATAAAAGGGATTTAA